AGAAGGACTTCATCTGGCTATTGGCACGGATTCCTTCAAATACAAATACCGTATCCGGATTAACGTATTTTACCGCTTCTTCAAAAAGAATGAGATTATTATGCTGTTCATACAAGGTATTGAAAAAAATAAAATCTACTTGCGGCATCTCTTTGAGTGCCGCCGGCAATAGTTCTTGATAATTCCCTGTCCGGAGGTCAATCGGATTACGGGACTGTTTGCCGAATAATTCCCCTGCAATCCGGGCAAACTGGGGGATATTCTCCAATACGATACATTTCAATCCCGTATCATAAGAAGTCAGATAAAGAGTGGAAAGCCCCACTGTGGGCCCTAATTGTAGGATATATTTGCTTTTAAAATAATTAGCAAGCCGGAAAAGCAATGCCCCGTGTTTCTGTGAGATCGCTTCCTTGCGGACAATTTCGGCGATTGTCCGGGTACGTAGCTTATATTTGTTCTGGCGGTCGGGATAAGTGATTGGTTCCTGGTGATAAAGTAGTTTGCTGCGTTCCAACTCAATATCATAAAAACGGTAATAGGGACTGCGTTCGTCTATTACTTTTGTGATAAGGTTAAAAACAAACGGAGAATGCACCCCAAAACCTTTTCTGTACCGTATCTTCCTATATAGTTTTATACTGCCTTTTACGACTGTGTTTTTGGGTATCCAATGCATGACCTTTCTTTATTAAAAATTCGAGGGCAAAGGTAGGGGATGTTATAAAAAGAAAAAAGTGGAGAGGTTGTAAAAAAGACGGAAATATAAAGATTTTATATACACACGATAAAGACGCAGAAGTATCCACAGCGAATTAAATACCAAGACACGGAAACACAGAGAATTTAAATTACGTCCTGTAAAAACTCTGCGTCTCCGTGACTTTGGATTGATTTTTTAATTATCGACTCGATTCATCTTTTACGAAAGCTGTTTATTCCAGCACGGCAGCCCAGCCTCCGTTACGTACCGTATGGATTGTAACGGTATCGCCTTTCTTTGCCGTAGAAGAATGTTTTTTATAATCCATTGCCTGACGGTCGGCATTGATACCATCTTGGAAATAGGTAAACTGATAATTTTTGCCCTCATTCAAGAAATCCAAAGAAACCGTCACCTCTGTAGGCTGATTGCCTGCAATAGCACCGATAAACCATTTATCTCCGTGCCGGCGGGCCAATACCACGCTTTTACCCACTTCCGCATGCAATACTTTCAATTCGTCCCAGGTAACCGGAACGCTGGAAATAAAATCCGTACATTCTTTCTCCCGGTAATAATAAACAGGATTATCGGCCAACATTTGCAGGCCGCTTTCGAATACCACGAACAACGCCATCTGGAAAGCCCGTGTACCCGACCCCATTGCATTCGCACGGGTATAGCGGTTATCTTCCGGCTGTGCAGAAAGCATAGAACCCGGAGTAAAATCCATAGGTCCTACCGCATTCCGGATAAAAGGAAGATAAATACTATTTTCCGGCGTGCAACGTCCGCCTTGTTCCATTCCCAACACTCCTTCATAAGAAAGGATATTCGGATAACGCCGTTCCAATCCGGCAGGTTTGAACGCACCGTGGAAGTCTACAAACAAATGATGCTTTGCCGCTTCTTTAGCCACCCGTTCATAATAATTTACCATCCACTGGTCGCTACGATCCATGAAATCGATCTTCACACCGGCAATGCCCCAATCGCTAAAAGTCTTGAAAAGGTCGAAATGGTTTTCTACCGTTAACCAAGTGAGCCAAAGGACAATCTTCACATTCTTCGATTTGCCGTACCGGATTAGTTCCTGCAAATCGATCGTAGGATTCGGAGTAAACGGATCACGAGTACTTTTTGCCCAACCTTCATCCATAATAATATAAGGAATACCGAATTTAGAGGCAAAATCAATATAATATTTATACGAGTCCATGTTGTAGCCCGAACGGAAATCGACTCCATACAAGCGGGCATCATGCCACCACTCCCAACTTACCTGTCCCGGCTTGATCCAATCCGTTTCCGGCAATTCGTTCGGACGCGAGAGGCAAAATACCAGTTGGTTTTCGATAATCTGTTTGTCTTCTTTGCTGATTACAAATACACGCCACGGGAAAGAACGGGAGCCGGAAGTCTTCGCTATATAGTCCGCCTCCTTTAAGATCTTTAGACTACGGTCGCCATCTTCGCCGAATTCCAAAGGAACCGGTGGAAAAAGAGATTCCATCCCATTATTTCCGGTACTTTTTAAAAACATACAAGGGTAATCCGACAAGTCTGCTTCACTGATCAAAATCTTGTAAGATTTATCGGTAGAAAGGAGCACAGGAAGCGTGGTCATTTTATCGGAAGCTTTGTAATCGGTTGTCTTTACGTGGGAATAGGGATTTTCATAGGAAGTTTTAAAAGAACCGGTTTTAGAAAGATGCGCTGTATAAGTTTCCGGAAAATTAATTTGAAAGGTTTCTCCTTTTACTTCCACATCGCCTTTCTTATTCGTAATAAAACGATAAGCCACCCCGTCATTAAATGCCCGGAACTCTACCGAATAATCGTTACGGAAAGTAAGAAGAAGTACCTCGCAGTCATTTTTTACGATAGCTGTACGAAGAGGGATCTCGCGGCGGATCTCTTCCTGAATGGCATATCGTTTCGTCTTTTTCAATTTAGGATCAACGCCCAGGACTTCTGTGCCTAAATCCATTTGAAGAAGGCAATTATCTAATATCAGATCATTGCCGTAGTTTATAGAATAGCTGATTTTGTCAGTTACCTCTACCGTAACTTTGATTTCACCGTTTGGCGACTTTAAGTCAATTGTTTTTGCGTTCGCATTCCCGATACAAAGGAAGCTAATAAGAACAGCAAAAAGAAAAAATGGTTTGTGTTTCATAGATATAATAATTAAATGTATGTAAAATATAAATCGTATAGTAGGTCGCAAATGAATTAAACACAAAGTCACGGAGCCACAGAGAAATAAAACATTTTCCTCATAAAATCCCTGAGCCTCCGTGTCTCTGTGTTTATAACTTCAGACACACCTTATATCCGATAAATGTATTATGTAAAGTATTCCTTGAGTTTTCCTTCTTCTACTAACCGATGAATCATTTCACCGAATAAAGTATTGGCCCAGGCAAACCAGGAACGGGTAAAATCTTTCGGATCATCTTTGTGGAACGATTCATGCATAAAACCGGTTTCCCCGTCGGTATCCCGCAATGTCCGGACACAATAACGGATTTCCTCTATATCGTTTGTGGTATTAGCCCGCATGATAATACTCATCGGCCAGATATAATCAAAACCGATATGCGGACCACCAATCCCTTCGGCAGCTTTCCCTTTAAAGAAATAGGGATTTGCCGAGCTTAAAATCATTTTGCGTGTATTCTGATAGATGGGATCGTTCATATCCACACACCCCAGGTAAGGCAACGCCAATAAACTGGGCACATTGGCATCATCCATATATACGCGACCGCCATATCCGTCTACTTCAAAAGCATATACTTTTCCGAAATCAGGATGTTCGAACACGCCATACTTATTCACGGCATTTTCTACTTCTAAAGCCAGCGCATCGCAACGGTCGGCAAAAGTATGATCGTTCTTTATTTTGCGCATCATCTCAGAGAGTTGACGCAAAGAGGTAACGGCAAACAGGTTGGAAGGTATTAAAAAGCCGAATAAGGTAGCATCGTCCGACGGACGGAAAGAAGAGACGATCAATCCGACCGGGTTCACGGGGCTTCCGTAGCCGAAGTTTAACAACGTGTCGCCCTGACGATCGGTTTTACGAGTAAACTTATACGGTCCCAATCCGTTTTTACGTTGTTGTTCGGTAAAGGTTTGGTACACTTTCCCCATGGCTTTTACCCAATCGGCATCGAAGGGGGAGGTATCACCCGTTGCTTTCCAATAGTGATAGGCCAGACGGATCGGATAACACAAAGAATCGATTTCCCATTTGCGTTCATGGAGTTCTTTCTTCATTTCGGTGTTGTCGGATTCCCATTCGCTACCCGTTGCGCTCTCATTGAATCCGTTGGCATACGGATCGATCAAAATGCACCAGTTCTGACGGTTAATCACTCCCGCCAACATGTTTTTCAATTCTTTATCTTTGTTGGCATATTCTACATAGGGAAACACCTGGGCAGAAGAGTCACGCAACCACATGGCATGGATATCGCCGGTTAAGATAAACGTATCGGGTTTACCGTTTTTCATTTTAAACTCACAAGTGGTATCCAAAGTATTCGGATAACAGTTTTCAAACATCCAGGCCAGTTTCGGATCTTTAATCCGCGCTTTTGTACTGGCGATTGTTTCTTCTACTACCTTGGAAGTAAAGTTACGTTTTCCGGGAGCAGGCCGTTTGCAAACATACTTTCCGGCTTGCATTCCGGACTCTTCCGGCTGCATCCATGTTTCTGTTACGGAAGAAAAACTCTTTTGTCCCACTAATAAGCCGGCTAAAGAAAGAGAGCCGGCACGAAGGAAATTTCGTCTTGTTGTCATGATATAATTATCTCTATATTTTAAATTAGAATATCTATCTATTTTTAAACCGGGAGCTTATTTCATAAGTTCCCTACGCGTGTTATTCCTGAGCCCATTCGTTTATCCTGTCATGGCGGGCGACGACCCGCCATCTCCCTGCCTTAAAGCCGCCTTTGGTTGATCGGAGATCCCGCGTCAAGCGCGGGATGACAAAAGGAGGCGCGGGATGACAGAGGAAGGCAAAATCCGCTCTTCTGTCATTTGGTGATTAGTTGCGCCACTTGACAGAAGGAAGGAGGGCAGAAAATGGCTTTGTCCTCTCTGCCTTAAATTTAATAGCCGGGATTCTGTTGTATATCCGGATAGGCAGCTATAACGTCCGGGGGAATCGGCAATAAGTTATTATGAGACTTAGCGGATTGAACTCCTTTTCCCTGGAAATATTCCATAAAACTATCCCACCGCCTTAAATTCACATAATCAAACCCTTCATTATCGAGTGCTCTACTCCACAAATTCTTCACTTCCGCTAAAATTTCTTCATTGGAAGCACCCGGAGGCAACATCGGGGCCATTCCCTGTTGCAGATACCACATATTCACAATTTCCAAAGCTCCGGCAGACATTCCCAGCTTTATATCAGCTTCCGCCAACATAAACAAAACTTCTTCATACCGGATAGGATGGTAGTATTCTCCTTTTTTGAATGAGCTTTTATCCGGATATCCTCCGGCTAGGGAGGCTTTGCTCTCAGCTGCCTGAAA
The genomic region above belongs to Parabacteroides pacaensis and contains:
- a CDS encoding glycoside hydrolase family 97 protein, which gives rise to MKHKPFFLFAVLISFLCIGNANAKTIDLKSPNGEIKVTVEVTDKISYSINYGNDLILDNCLLQMDLGTEVLGVDPKLKKTKRYAIQEEIRREIPLRTAIVKNDCEVLLLTFRNDYSVEFRAFNDGVAYRFITNKKGDVEVKGETFQINFPETYTAHLSKTGSFKTSYENPYSHVKTTDYKASDKMTTLPVLLSTDKSYKILISEADLSDYPCMFLKSTGNNGMESLFPPVPLEFGEDGDRSLKILKEADYIAKTSGSRSFPWRVFVISKEDKQIIENQLVFCLSRPNELPETDWIKPGQVSWEWWHDARLYGVDFRSGYNMDSYKYYIDFASKFGIPYIIMDEGWAKSTRDPFTPNPTIDLQELIRYGKSKNVKIVLWLTWLTVENHFDLFKTFSDWGIAGVKIDFMDRSDQWMVNYYERVAKEAAKHHLFVDFHGAFKPAGLERRYPNILSYEGVLGMEQGGRCTPENSIYLPFIRNAVGPMDFTPGSMLSAQPEDNRYTRANAMGSGTRAFQMALFVVFESGLQMLADNPVYYYREKECTDFISSVPVTWDELKVLHAEVGKSVVLARRHGDKWFIGAIAGNQPTEVTVSLDFLNEGKNYQFTYFQDGINADRQAMDYKKHSSTAKKGDTVTIHTVRNGGWAAVLE
- a CDS encoding glycoside hydrolase family 125 protein, translating into MTTRRNFLRAGSLSLAGLLVGQKSFSSVTETWMQPEESGMQAGKYVCKRPAPGKRNFTSKVVEETIASTKARIKDPKLAWMFENCYPNTLDTTCEFKMKNGKPDTFILTGDIHAMWLRDSSAQVFPYVEYANKDKELKNMLAGVINRQNWCILIDPYANGFNESATGSEWESDNTEMKKELHERKWEIDSLCYPIRLAYHYWKATGDTSPFDADWVKAMGKVYQTFTEQQRKNGLGPYKFTRKTDRQGDTLLNFGYGSPVNPVGLIVSSFRPSDDATLFGFLIPSNLFAVTSLRQLSEMMRKIKNDHTFADRCDALALEVENAVNKYGVFEHPDFGKVYAFEVDGYGGRVYMDDANVPSLLALPYLGCVDMNDPIYQNTRKMILSSANPYFFKGKAAEGIGGPHIGFDYIWPMSIIMRANTTNDIEEIRYCVRTLRDTDGETGFMHESFHKDDPKDFTRSWFAWANTLFGEMIHRLVEEGKLKEYFT
- a CDS encoding O-methyltransferase yields the protein MHWIPKNTVVKGSIKLYRKIRYRKGFGVHSPFVFNLITKVIDERSPYYRFYDIELERSKLLYHQEPITYPDRQNKYKLRTRTIAEIVRKEAISQKHGALLFRLANYFKSKYILQLGPTVGLSTLYLTSYDTGLKCIVLENIPQFARIAGELFGKQSRNPIDLRTGNYQELLPAALKEMPQVDFIFFNTLYEQHNNLILFEEAVKYVNPDTVFVFEGIRANSQMKSFWREACRHPAVTVTVDLYSLGIIFFNPKLHKRDYIVYF